The Brassica napus cultivar Da-Ae unplaced genomic scaffold, Da-Ae ScsIHWf_813;HRSCAF=1163, whole genome shotgun sequence genome has a window encoding:
- the LOC125605971 gene encoding putative glucan endo-1,3-beta-glucosidase GVI, protein MDSKPTGLVAVISMLFLFIQIICPAGVAGDITGVCYGRNGNNLPSPADTIALYKRNNIDAIRMYEPFADMLEALRGSGLSVAFGPRNEAIQSLAQDPAAATNFVATWILPYKNDVAIKWVTIGNEVFPGDIAPFVAAAIRNVNTALTNSGVSGIAVTTVVAMSALENSYPPSAASFLPDLTEIMTEISSILSQTNSPLMANIYPYFAYASDPKDISLDYAVFKSNTPVVIDGDLKYSNMFVAMVDGFNAALEKINARNVVVTVAESGWPTEGNPPYTSVDNARAYNLGLLTCGGATRMRTPRRPETAVDVFLFEMFRENQKQGPVEESFGMFSPDMTPVYTLFCPA, encoded by the exons atggATTCCAAACCGACCGGTTTAGTTGCTGTTATCTCGATGCTCTTCTTGTTCATCCAAATCATTTGCCCAGCTG GCGTTGCAGGGGACATCACCGGAGTTTGTTACGGCCGCAACGGCAACAACCTCCCATCCCCGGCAGATACAATAGCTTTATACAAGCGCAACAACATCGACGCAATCCGTATGTACGAGCCCTTCGCCGATATGCTCGAAGCTCTTCGCGGCTCAGGTCTCTCCGTCGCGTTCGGTCCACGAAACGAAGCGATCCAATCCCTAGCCCAAGACCCCGCCGCCGCAACTAACTTCGTCGCCACATGGATCCTCCCTTACAAAAACGACGTCGCAATCAAATGGGTCACGATCGGGAACGAAGTCTTCCCAGGAGACATCGCTCCGTTCGTCGCCGCCGCGATCAGAAACGTCAACACCGCGTTGACGAACTCCGGCGTCTCAGGAATCGCTGTCACGACGGTTGTAGCGATGAGCGCTTTGGAGAACTCGTATCCTCCTTCCGCTGCGAGTTTCCTCCCGGATCTGACCGAGATCATGACGGAGATCTCATCGATACTCTCCCAGACGAACTCGCCTCTCATGGCGAATATATACCCGTACTTCGCGTACGCGTCAGATCCGAAGGATATCTCTCTCGATTACGCGGTTTTCAAATCAAACACTCCTGTAGTGATCGACGGGGATTTGAAGTACAGCAACATGTTTGTGGCGATGGTTGATGGATTCAACGCGGCTTTGGAGAAGATCAATGCAAGGAATGTGGTGGTGACGGTGGCGGAATCTGGGTGGCCTACGGAAGGGAATCCACCGTACACGAGTGTTGATAACGCGAGGGCGTATAACTTGGGGCTCTTGACATGTGGAGGAGCTACGCGGATGCGGACGCCTCGTCGACCGGAGACTGCGGTGGATGTGTTTTTGTTTGAGATGTTTAGAGAGAATCAGAAGCAAGGTCCGGTGGAGGAGAGCTTCGGGATGTTTTCACCTGATATGACTCCAGTCTACACTCTCTTTTGTCCCgcttga
- the LOC125605972 gene encoding trihelix transcription factor ASIL2-like produces MALKNAAGSKSSGSSLDDDDEDEDDDVCDWGFVVRKKSGVDEVYPTGGEGSSCRELARVILKLGEVYERIEGAKQRMMVELEKQRMEAAKEIELQRMNMLMDMQMELERSKLAKRRTAASVKKL; encoded by the exons ATGG CATTGAAGAATGCGGCCGGATCTAAATCGAGTGGGAGCTCTTTggacgatgatgatgaggatgaggacGATGACGTCTGTGATTGGGGGTTTGTGGTGAGGAAGAAGAGTGGAGTGGATGAGGTATATCCGACTGGAGGTGAAGGGTCGTCGTGTAGGGAGCTTGCGAGAGTGATTCTGAAGTTGGGAGAGGTGTACGAGAGGATCGAAGGTGCGAAGCAGAGGATGATGGTTGAGTTGGAGAAACAGAGGATGGAAGCTGCTAAGGAGATTGAGTTGCAACGAATGAACATGTTGATGGATATGCAGATGGAGCTTGAAAGATCCAAGCTTGCCAAACGTAGAACTGCTGCttcag TTAAGAAGTTGTAG
- the LOC125605969 gene encoding uncharacterized protein LOC125605969 encodes MGKIKKVNPRAHITAPYPLPPSCCKKQWSGTKCSVCLESPHNAVLLLCSSYHKGCRPYMCATSTRFANCLDQYRKSHGSEQLPLLCPLCRGQVKGWTVVEEARAHFNSKRRTCMQENCSFKGNFKKLKKHMTEKHPHACPRAIDPALETQWKRLERERDRRDVISTIMSSTPGAVVLGDYVIEPRRGGVYDGEDEEDYSSDDSLSNNGVLDLDSWQGQNRHIRFIDMESSDFASSSRSPAPPSRSGFLVHRNQRGGNRGR; translated from the coding sequence ATGGGGAAAATCAAGAAAGTGAATCCTAGGGCTCACATTACTGCACCATACCCATTACCACCGTCTTGTTGCAAGAAACAATGGTCTGGCACAAAATGCTCAGTATGTCTGGAGTCTCCACACAACGCTGTTCTTCTCCTCTGTTCGTCCTATCACAAAGGATGCCGTCCTTACATGTGCGCAACAAGCACCCGTTTCGCCAACTGCCTTGACCAATACAGGAAATCACACGGCAGTGAACAGCTACCTCTTTTGTGTCCGCTGTGCAGAGGTCAAGTGAAAGGCTGGACCGTTGTGGAAGAAGCACGGGCGCATTTCAACTCCAAGAGAAGGACTTGTATGCAGGAAAACTGTTCCTTTAAGGGAAACTTCAAGAAGCTCAAGAAACACATGACGGAAAAACACCCACATGCTTGCCCTAGAGCTATTGATCCAGCTCTTGAGACCCAATGGAAGAGGCTTGAGAGGGAAAGAGACAGGAGAGACGTGATCAGCACGATAATGTCGTCGACCCCAGGTGCTGTTGTGTTGGGAGATTATGTCATAGAGCCGCGTAGGGGAGGTGTTTatgatggagaagatgaagaagattacAGCTCAGATGATTCTTTGAGCAACAACGGCGTATTGGATCTTGATTCATGGCAAGGACAAAACCGTCATATTCGGTTTATTGATATGGAGTCGAGCGACTTTGCATCATCTTCACGGTCCCCTGCTCCTCCAAGCCGTTCAGGTTTTCTCGTCCATAGGAACCAGAGAGGTGGCAATAGAGGTCGGTAA
- the LOC125605970 gene encoding uncharacterized protein LOC125605970 has product MQIGDDNPRIMFGVIITVYVDRQTTTVRSFRARPRNEGMWKRGIGRTKGYDRRANLLAYIRQLRSESQGGDSKRDGVECENVPDRPNAKKKKRRWIRKMMSKFRLPFLRPFRRKNRTFRYRHFVPDEEEREAKSRAYSSDLWKKLKHVVGGLSRGCIRSRKDS; this is encoded by the exons ATGCAAATAGGAGATGATAATCCCAGGATCATGTTCGGTGTGATCATCACCGTTTACGTTGATCGTCAAACGACGACCGTCCGATCGTTTCGAGCGAGACCGAGGAATGAAGGGATGTGGAAGCGTGGGATCGGAAGGACGAAGGGATATGATCGGAGAGCGAATCTTTTAGCTTATATTCGTCAGCTGAGGTCTGAAAGTCAAGGCGGAGATTCAAAACGCGACGGCGTAGAGTGTGAAAACGTACCCGACCGGCCGAACGCGAAG AAGAAGAAACGAAGGTGGATAAGAAAAATGATGAGTAAGTTCCGGTTACCGTTTCTCCGGCCATTTAGACGGAAAAACAGGACGTTCAGATACCGCCACTTTGTTccagatgaagaagagagagaagcaaaGAGCAGAGCTTACAGTTCAGATCTTTGG AAAAAGCTTAAACATGTGGTCGGAGGGTTATCACGCGGCTGCATACGAAGTAGAAAAGACTCATGA